The Pseudomonas nunensis genome includes the window CACCCAGGCCCTGGCGGAAGCGATCCTTGTCCATTTTCTTGCCGGTGGCCTTGTCCCACAGGCGGCAGCCGTCCGGGCTGAATTCGTCACCCAGGACGATGGAGCCGTCGGAGAACACGCCGAATTCGAGTTTGAAGTCGACCAGCAGCAGGCCGGCGTCGTCGAACAGTTTGCTCAGGACTTCGTTGACCTTGAGCGACAGTTCTTTCATGCGAACCAGTTGCTCGGCGGTACCCCAACCGAACGCCACGACGTGGGATTCGTTGATGAACGGGTCGCCCTTGGCGTCGTCCTTCAGGAACAGTTCGAAGGTGTAAGGGTTGAGCTTCATGCCTTCTTCGACGCCCAGGCGCTTGACCAGGCTGCCGGCAGCGTAGTTACGCACGACGCACTCGACCGGGATCATGTCGAGTTTTTTCACCAGGCATTCGTTGTCGCCCAGCAGTTTGTCGAATTGGGTCGGCACGCCGGCGGCTTCGAGTTTCTGCATGATGAAGGCGTTGAACTTGTTGTTCACCATGCCTTTGCGGTCGAGCTGCTCGATGCGCTTGCCGTCGAACGCCGAGGTGTCGTTGCGAAACAGCAGGATCAAGCGGTCAGCGTCGTCGGTCTTGAAAACCGATTTGGCTTTGCCGCGGTAGAGTTCTTCACGTTTTTCCATGATGGGCTCCGCTTGCTAAGTAGGTGGGCTAGGCGATGTGTCGCCAGTCGAGCCCTGAATCTTGATCGGCCAGTTGCAGCCAGTCCGGGTCGCACCCGAGGGTGTCGACAAAACATTGCCGGGCCAGCTGCGGCAGGTTGTTCTTGCTGCTCAGATGGGCCAGGACCAGGTGTTGCAGGCCTTGCCAGCCCAACTCAGACACCAGGAATGCCGCCTGGTGGTTGTTCAAATGTCCCAGTTCACCGCCCACCCGCTGCTTCAGGAAGTAGGGGTAGTGACCGCGAGCCAGCATGTCACGGCAATGGTTGGACTCGATCATCAACGCATCGAGATCCCGATAGCCGTCCAGCACCTTGTTGCAATACGAGCCCAGGTCGGTCAACAGGCCGAAGCGCCGCTCACCGTCATTGAAAACGTACTGGGTCGGTTCCTGCGCATCGTGGGCCACGGCAATGACTTCGATGTTCAGGGCGCCGACTTGCAATTGCTCGCCACCGGCCAGGAAGCCCGCGGGTTCGATCGGTTTGCGCATCCCGCGCAGGGTCCCGCGACTGAGGTAGACAGGCAGATTGTAGCGCCGAGACAGCAAACCCACGCCATGCACGTGGTCGGCATGTTCGTGGGTCACGAGTATCGCGCTCAGCTGCGCCGGGTTTACCCCAAGGCGCAACAGGCGTTTTTCGGTTTCCCGCAGGGAGAAACCACAATCCACCAGCACATACGTATCAGCGCTGGCTATCAGCGTGCCGTTCCCTTGGCTACCGCTGCCGAGAACGGCAAAACGCATGTGATATCAGCCCAGGTTGTCCTGAATCACGCTCAACACTTTGCGGGCCACTTCAGCTGGCGCAACGGTATTGATGTTTTTCTCGACGGTGACCTGGACGTTCTCGCCAACCTTGCTCAGGCGAACCTGATAACGCTCGGCACGGGCTTCAACCTCTTCCTTGTTCGGCTTGCTGCCGAACAGGCTGCTGAAGAAACCAGGCTTCTCGTCTTTCTTCTCGGCTTTTTCAGCCAGGTTGATGTAGTACAGGCCCAGGCTGCGGTTGATGTCTTCAACGCGCCATTCGCCTTGTTCCAGTGCGCGACCGACGCTCGACCAGGCGCGATCCAGGTCAGGACCGACGTTCAGGACCGGGTTGCCGCTGCCGTCTTCGCTCAGGCTGACGCGATTTGGCGTATCGAAATCACGCGAAGCCAGCATGGAGACCGAACCGCCCTTCTCTGCCGTGCGGCTCATGCTCGCGAGCAGGTCGTCCACCAGTGCCGCGTCCAGGCCAGTGTTGACCGAACGGTTGGTGAAATCGACGTCGGCGGTGCTGCCCGAAGGACGCTGGGCGCTGACCACGTAGATTTCACTGGTGTTGCGCTGCACGCCTGGCTCGATGCGGACCCGCACGCGGGTTTCGCTGTCGGCGCTGATGCCGGCCGCGCTCAGGCGCTTGGCCATGGCTGCGGACAGTTCGTCGGAATGCTGCCAGGTCGTGGTGAATTCGCCGGTTTGCGGGCGTTGCTCATCCAAACGGAAACCGTTGTCCTGGAAGAACTGTACCGCCACTGGCCAGACTTCGGCCGGTGGGTGCTGGCCCATGACCCAGCTCGAATCACCGCTTTTTTGCAGGGTGTAATCGCTGGCGTCAGCAATGGCCGACAGCGGCTGCGGACGCGGCACGATGTACTCGCCCTTCGCGGTGTCATCGGCCACGTTACGCGGAATCGGCAACAGCGGATCCAGACGTTTGGCGGTGCTGACGTTCGGTGGCAGTTGCATCGGTGCAGTCTGTTGCGCTTCCAGGTAATCGCTACCACGGTCACGGAAGTAACCTTCCGGGCCCCAGACCCATCCGCAGCCACTGGTGCTGGAGATAATCAAGGCAAGTGCGGAAAGTCCGGCCATTCGCTTCATGCGTTGTACTTCCTCAATTAAACCAGGACGCCGGACTGGCGCATGGCCTGCCGCAGCGGTTCGTGACAGGCAGCGCTGAGCCAGGTGAGCGGCAGACGGATACCGTCCGGCATCAAGCCCATTTCATGCAGTGCCCATTTCACGGGAATAGGGTTGGATTCGATGAACAGTGTCTTGTTCAGCGGCATCAGTTTTTCGTGGAGGGCGCGAGCGGTCACGGCGTCGCCTTTAAGCGCGGCGTTGCACAGGTCGGCCATGTCACGCGGGGCGACGTTGGCGGTTACCGAGATGTTGCCTTTACCGCCCAGCAGGATCAGTTCAACGGCGGTGGCGTCGTCACCGGAGATCACCAGGAAGTCTTTGCTGACACCGTCGATGATTGCCTTGGCACGGCCCAGGTCGCCGGTAGCTTCCTTGATGCCGATGATATTTTTTACGGTCGACAGGCGGATAACGGTGTCGGCCAGCATGTCGCACGCGGTGCGGCCAGGCACGTTATAAAGGATCTGCGGGATATCGACGGCTTCGGCGATGGCCTTGAAGTGCTGGTACAAGCCTTCCTGAGTCGGCTTGTTGTAATAAGGTGTGACCAGCAGGCAGGCGTCGGCGCCGGCGCTCTTGGCGTTGGTGGTCAGCTCGATGGCTTCGCGCGTCGAGTTCGCACCGGTACCGGCGATAACCGGGATGCGCCCTGCAACCTGCTTGACCACGTAGCGAATCACTTCGATGTGCTCGTTCACGTCTAGCGTGGCCGATTCACCTGTCGTGCCGACCGCCACGATGGCGTGGGTGCCGTTTTGCAGGTGAAAGTCCACCAGTTTGCTCAGGCTGTCCCAGTCAAGACGACCTTGTGCATCCATAGGTGTGACCAGTGCCACCATACTGCCCGCAATCATGCAACCGCTCCTGCCGGAAAAAGAGAGCCGTAATGGTACTGGCGCCAAGATGCTTGTACAAGCGAAGTACTGCGCTGCTGCCATTCCCCTTGGCGCTGCTTTTCGCTACCCTTCAGACTTTGATCGGTACTGATAAGCTCGTACGCCGGGTTCCAGCCTCCATTTTCGGCATCACAAGCCCCGATCCAGCGTTGCCACCCCTCGCTCCCGCCACTCTGGAGCACGTTGCAACCTTCGGCTCGGGTTTTTTGAATTCGTCTGCGCAGGGTCGCCCCCGGTAAAAAAGCCCGTAGAAGTATCGACCGCTCATCGCTTTAGGAATGCTGCATGTCCACCCCCACAGTTCGCGAACAATTCCTTGTCATCAGTGCCCTCGGCGCCAACCCCATGGAGCTGACTAACGTCCTGTGCCGCGCCAGCCATGAAAACCGCTGCGCCGTGGTCACCTCTCGCCTGACCCGTCATGGCGAGTGCAGTGCCCTGATCCTCGAGATCTCCGGCAGCTGGGACGCCCTGGCCCGCCTGGAAGGCAGCCTGCCGATCCTCGCCAAGAAACACGCTTTCACGGTCAATGTGGTGCGTAGCGCGGCCCTGGAGAATCGTCCCCAGGCCCTGCCGTACGTCGCCTATGTCAGCTCGGCCTATCGCTCGGACATCATCAACGAGCTGTGCCAGTTCTTCATGGACCACAACGTCGAGCTGGAAAACCTGACCTGCGACACGTATCAGGCACCTCAGACCGGCGGCACCATGCTCAACGCCACGTTTACCGTGACGCTGCCGGCCGGCGTGCAAATCAGCTGGCTGCGCGATCAGTTCCTGGATTTCGCCGACGCGCTGAACCTGGACGCCCTGATCGAACCGTGGCGCCCACAAAACCCAATGTAAGGAAGCTTTCATGGCCGTTGCTATCGACCAACCGGTTACCGACTTCGAAGCACCCGCCACCAGCGGGCAGACCGTCAGCCTCGCGAGCCTCAAGGGCAAGCAAGTGGTGATTTACTTCTATCCGAAGGACAGCACGCCGGGCTGCACGACCCAGGGCCAGGGCTTTCGCGATCAACTGGAGGCTTTCAAAACCGCCAACACCGAAGTCTTCGGCGTGTCCCGCGACAGCCTGAAATCCCACGAGAACTTCAAAGCCAAGCAGGCATTCACCTTCGAGCTGATCAGCGACAAGGAAGAAGCGCTCTGCCAGCTGTTCGATGTGATCAAGCTGAAAAAGCTCTACGGCAAGGAATACATGGGCGTTGATCGCAGCACTTTCCTGATCGACAAGAACGGTGTGTTGCGTCAGGAATGGCGTGGCGTGAAGGTGCCGGGGCATGTGGATGCGGTTTTGGCTGCGGCTCAGGCGCTGAACAAGGCCTGATTTTTTGGGGCGTCTATTCGGACGTCTTCGCGAGCAAGCCCGCTCCCACATTGGATCTGTGGCGAACACAGAATTAATGTGGGAGCGGGCTTGCTCGCGAAGAGGGCCTTGAATTCACTTAAAAACCAGAGCTGACAGTTAAAGCAACGGCGCCACCACCGGCTCCTTGCGCGGCCACGCATCCAGCACGGCCTTGAACAGCGTAGCCAGGGGAATCGCAAAGAACACTCCCCAAAAGCCCCACAACCCGCCAAACAACAGCACTGCGCAGATGATCGCCACCGGGTGCAGGTTGACTGCTTCCGAGAACAGCAGCGGCACCAGCACGTTGCCGTCCAGGGTCTGGATGATCCCGTAGACCGCCATCAGGTAGATGAACTGATCACTCCAGCCCCACTGGAACAACGCGATCAACATCACCGGCACGGTCACCACCACGGCGCCGACATAAGGCACCACCACCGACACGCCCACCAGCAACGCCAGCAGTGCCGCGTAGTTGAGCCCCAGCACGACGAAACCGATGTACGTCACACCACCGCAGATGAAAATCTCGATGACCTTGCCGCGAATGTAGTTGGCGATCTGCCGGTTCATTTCATGCGCGACACGGGTAATCAGCGCCCGCTCACGCGGCAAGTAGCCGCGAACCCACTGCCCGATCATTTCCCGGTCTTTCAGGAAGAAGAACACCAGGATCGGCACCAGCACCAGGTAGATCATGATGTTGACCAGCAGCGGCAGGCTCGACAACGAAAAGGTCAGCGCCCACTGACCGAACTTGCCGATCTCGCCCCGGGCCACTTCGATGGCTTGCAGCACCTGCTCGTCGGACACCAGATGCGGGTAGCGCTCAGGCAGCAGCAACAGCAGCGACTGCCACTTGGCGAGCATGCCGGGCAACTCGTTGAACAATGTGATCAGTTGATGCCAGAGCAACGGCACCACGACCACGATGAACACCAGCAACACCCCCATGAACAACGCGAACACCAGCCCCACGGCCACGCCACCGGGCACACGCAAGCGTTCGAGGGTGACAACCAGCCCCTGCATCAGATACGCCAGCACCATCCCCGCCAGAACCGGCGCGAGCATGCCGCCCAAGGTGAGCACGGCGGCAAACCCCAGAAACAGCAGCACCGCCAACACCACGGCTTCTTCATCGGAGAAGTAGCGCTGAATCCAGTCGCGTAACACTTTGAACATCAATAATCCTTAGTAACGAACGCAGCAGGTTTCAGGCTTTTTTCAACCAATAGCGGTAAACGCCTGACTCGTCTTCTTCAAGCAGCAGCGTATGACCGGCCAATCGGGCAAAGGTGCGGAAGTCGCGCTGGGAACCGGCGTCCGTGGCGATTACCTTGAGTACCGCGCCGCTGGCCATCCGGTTGAGCTCCAGCTTGGCCTTGAGCAATGGCAACGGACAATTCAGGCCACTGGCGTCCAGTTCAACGTCATGGGCTACAGCATCGGTCATTGCATCACTCCGGATCAGGTGGTTGAGCGGCCTAGAATATCTGGTCCCAAGCCCACTGTCCGGCTACAGTAAGGTCTTTGTCGACTAAGGCTTTGTGCATGACTTTTTTGCGCCCCACCCTGCTGACGCTCGCTTGCCTGCTCGCCTCACCAGGCTTCGCCGACGACCTGCCGTCACTCGGTGATGCCAGTTCTGCCATTGTCTCGCCACAACAGGAATACCAGTTGGGCCGCGCGTGGCTGGCGATGTTGCGCAGCCAGGTCCAGCAGTTGAGCGACCCGCAGCTCAAGGATTACGTCGAATCCAGCGTCTACAAGCTGGTGGAGACCAGCCAGGTCAGTGACCGACGCCTGGAATTCATCCTGATCAACAGCCCGGAGCTGAACGCCTTTGCCGCGCCAGGCGGGATTGTCGGGGTCAACGGCGGCTTGTTCCTCAATGCGCAGACCGAGGGCGAATACGCGTCGGTACTCGCCCACGAATTGGCTCACTTGTCGCAACGCCACTTCGCCCGCGGCGTTGAAGCCTCGCAACGCATGCAGGTGCCGATGATGGCCGCCCTCCTCGCCGGGATCGTGATTGCCGCTGCTGGCGCCGGTGATGCCGGGATCGCCACCATTGCCGGTACACAAGCGGCAGCGATCCAGGAACAACGGCGCTTCTCGCGCCAGAATGAGCAGGAAGCCGACCGGATCGGCATCATCAATCTGGAAAAGGCTGGTTACGATCCGCGCTCGATGCCGAATATGTTCGAACGTCTGATGCGCCAGTACCGCTACGACGCCAAGCCGCCGGAATTCCTGCTGACTCACCCGGTAACCGAATCGCGGATCGCCGATACCCGCAACCGTGCCGAGCAAGCCAAACAGGGTGGCATCGAAGACAGCATGCGTTACCAGCTGATTCGCGCACGGGTGCAGCTGATTTATGAAGAAACCCCAGGCCTGGGCGCCAAACGCTTCCGCGCCCAACTCGATGAAAACCCGAAAAACGATGTCGCCCGATATGGCCTGGCCATTGCCCAGATCAAGGGTGGCCAGCTGAATGAAGCGCGGGAGAATCTCAAGCTTCTGCTGACCACGGCACCAAACGAAATCATCTACAACCTGGCCCAGGTTGATCTGGACATCACCAACAATCGGCTGCCGGACGCCCAGACTCGGGTCGACCGATTGCTAACCCAGTTTCCGGGCAACTATCCGTTGAACCAGGTACGGGTTGATCTGTTGCTGAAACAGAACCGCACTGCCGATGCGGAAAAAGCCTTGGAGAACTTGCTCAAGTCCCGTCCTGACGATCCGGACGTCTGGTACATGGTGGCGGAAACTCGCGGGCTGTCGGGCAACATCATCGGCCTGCATCAGGCGCGCGCCGAATACTTCGCGCTGGTCGGCGACTACCGCCAGGCCATTCAGCAGCTGGACTTCGCCAAGCGCAAGGCCGGCGGCAACTTCCCCTTGTCATCGCGGATCGATGCACGACAACGGGAGCTGATGGAGCAGGAACGGATGATCAAGGACATGATGGGCTGATGCTTGTTTAATAAAATCCGGACACAAAAAAACCGCCTCTTTCGAGGCGGTTTTTTATTCAGCCAACAACCGGTTTATTCAGCCAGTTTGAAGGTGATGAAGCTGGCACGACCTTGACGCAGAACCCGCATCGACACCGAGCGGTTCTTAGGCAATGCCTTGGCGATCTCGGAGAACTCCTTGGAGGAGCCAATCGCCTGGTTGTTCAGATGAGTAATGACGTCGCCAGGCTGCAAGCCAATCAGCGAAGCAGGACCGTCCTGAACATCCTTGATCACCACACCACCCTTGAGGTCGTAGGTTTTCTTCTGTTCATCAGTCAGCTCGGTCACGGAAACACCCAAGCGGTTGCTGCTGCCCTCGACACCGGATTTCGGCGCGCCGTCCAGCTCCTTGCCTTCTTCCGGGATCGCACCGACGGTCAGCTCGACATTCTTGCGCTTGCCCTCGCGGATCACTTCAAGATTGGCCTTGGAGCCTGCCTTGAGCGCGCCGACCAGATGCGGCAGATCAGCAGACATGACGATCGGTTGACCGTTCATGCTCAGGATCACGTCACCAACCTGCAGGCCACCCTTGGCTGCCGGGCCGTCATCCTGGATCTGAGCCACCAGCGCACCGGCCGGTTTATCCAGGCCGAACGATTCAGCCAGGTCCTTGTTCACTTCCTGAATCACCACGCCCAGCCAGCCACGGCTGACTTTGCCGCCACTTTTCAGCTGATTGGAGACGTCCATGGCCACGTCAATCGGGATCGCGAACGACACGCCCATGAAGCCGCCGGAACGGGTGTAGATCTGCGAGTTGATCCCGACCACTTCACCGTTCAGGTTGAACAGCGGACCACCGGAGTTGCCCGGGTTGATCGGCACGTCGGTCTGGATGAACGGGACATAGTTTTCGTTTGGCAGGCTGCGACCGATGGCGCTGACGATGCCTTGGGTCACGGTGTGGTCAAAGCCGAACGGCGAACCGATGGCAACAACCCATTGGCCGGCCTTCAGGTCCTGGGATTTGCCGAGTTTCAGAACCGGCAGGTCCTTGCCTTCGATTTTCAGCAGCGCCACGTCGGAACGCGGGTCAGTGCCGATCAGTTTGGCTTTCAATTCACTGCGGTCAGCCAGACGGACAAGAATTTCGTCGGCGTCGGCGATGACGTGGTTGTTGGTCAGGATGTAGCCATCAGGCGAGATGATGAAACCCGAGCCCAGGGATGTGGCTTCGCGCTGACGATCACCACGGGGAGACCGCTGTTGCGGCATGCCGCGTTCGAAGAACTCGCGTAGCGCTGGCGGCAAGCCTTCAAGATCCGGCATCTGGCCCGACACTTTGCGATCCGGAAGTTTTTGCGTGGTGCTGATGTTCACCACCGCAGGCGAAGCCTGTTCGACCAATTGCGTAAAGTCAGGCAATTCGGCCGCTTGGGCAGGGACCGCCTGACCGAGCACTAGCACGGTGGCAAAAATGGAAAGATAAGACTTCAAGCGTGGTATCGACATACGGCTCCCGTTACGACGAGCATGGTTAAGCGATATGGAGCAAGGAACACCGGGAACGATACGCCGGTATTTTTGTTCCGGGAACAACAAACAAGGCCAGAGCCGAGAGGCTCTGACCTATAGAAAAATTCAGGGGTATTTGCAAATGAAAATGCTCACCAAACATTTCGACATCTCAACGGCGGGATAGGCATTACTGACCTCTCGCACAATCAAATCGCCGATCCATGAGCATCGTAATTCAGCTCACTGTTTGGCCGTAGCAGCATTGTTGCGCATGGACAGCGCAATCCGTTCGGCGGTACCGATGGGAATTTCACCGACTACGGTGACCATCATCTCGCCTTGGGGTGTGGTCAAGCGTCGGGAAACGGCAACGGTCGGACCCAACTGGGTACGCGTATCGGTGACCGTAGCGCCATTCAGCGGCTCAAGGAACACCGAGAAGCGAGCCAGGCCGTCGTCGTACATCAAACTGCTGACTTGGGTTTTAGTCTCGGGGTCTTTGCGCGAGGAGCTGCTACTGAGTTCGAAACCTGGCGGCAGCCAGTCCGAATGCCAGACCTCGGCGGTTTTCACAGCCGTAGCCTTGTCAGTGTCGAGAGTGAGCGCCTTGCAATCAGGACCTGCCTGCAAATCTCTGTCCGACGGGACATCGGCGGTATCCAGTTGCGTGAACTGGAAGCGCTCGAGCAACTGCCCTTTGTCATTGAGCAGCAATGACTTCAGGGGCAAGCCCGTTTCTTTGTCCAGATGTAATTCAAAACCGTAACGATGCTGATCGCGTGGCGTCAGTGACACGATCACTGCCGCACGCCCAGCCACACGCGACTTGCCGATGACGGCAAGGTCGTACCAATTCTTGAGCTTTTGTGGATCGAGTGCACGAGCGGCAGAGTTGGGAGAGTCCCCCAGCCCTGCGATCAGGGTGCCGCTAACGCATTGAGTATGTCCATCAATGCGCACGACTTCCTGTGCCGAGCCGTCGAGCTGGAGTAAACGCTCGCGGACTTTGCCATCCTGGACGCGGTGCCAGATGTTATGGGTAGAAAAACTACCGTTACGCTCGTAAACAAAAGTGCCGTTAAAGCTTTGCTGTTGCTCGGCCTGGCCCAGACGTGTCAACCAGTCCTGGGCTTCGTCGGCGTGGGCTGGAACAATGAACCAGCCACCGAGCAGAAGCGTAAGTAAAGGTATGGCGCGCATGATCCTCCTTAGCGGTTTTCCAGGCTTGCTGCACGAGCGTAAGGCAGAGCGCTTTCAGTGCCTTTCAGTGCAGCCTGTTGAGCATGTTGGCGCAAGTAGCTTGGCAGACGCTGATCGTGCCAGCCCGGCTGACCTTGCAATACGCCGTTGGCCATAGGACCAGTGGCTTCCGAACTCTCACTATAGCCTGCTAATACAGCTGGACCCTTGACCTGTGGAGCGGCCAGAGTGGACTGCGTGGATTGCTGAGCCAGTTCGACCCCGGCAATTTCGTCCTGGTTGTAAAGACGAACACCCGCCAGTACAGCGACGGTTACCGAAGCAGCGACGGCCAAACGACCCAGGCTGCGCCATGGACCACGAGATGCCTTGGCCGGGACGGC containing:
- the purC gene encoding phosphoribosylaminoimidazolesuccinocarboxamide synthase; translated protein: MEKREELYRGKAKSVFKTDDADRLILLFRNDTSAFDGKRIEQLDRKGMVNNKFNAFIMQKLEAAGVPTQFDKLLGDNECLVKKLDMIPVECVVRNYAAGSLVKRLGVEEGMKLNPYTFELFLKDDAKGDPFINESHVVAFGWGTAEQLVRMKELSLKVNEVLSKLFDDAGLLLVDFKLEFGVFSDGSIVLGDEFSPDGCRLWDKATGKKMDKDRFRQGLGDVIEAYEEVANRLGVPL
- a CDS encoding MBL fold metallo-hydrolase, whose product is MRFAVLGSGSQGNGTLIASADTYVLVDCGFSLRETEKRLLRLGVNPAQLSAILVTHEHADHVHGVGLLSRRYNLPVYLSRGTLRGMRKPIEPAGFLAGGEQLQVGALNIEVIAVAHDAQEPTQYVFNDGERRFGLLTDLGSYCNKVLDGYRDLDALMIESNHCRDMLARGHYPYFLKQRVGGELGHLNNHQAAFLVSELGWQGLQHLVLAHLSSKNNLPQLARQCFVDTLGCDPDWLQLADQDSGLDWRHIA
- the bamC gene encoding outer membrane protein assembly factor BamC — its product is MKRMAGLSALALIISSTSGCGWVWGPEGYFRDRGSDYLEAQQTAPMQLPPNVSTAKRLDPLLPIPRNVADDTAKGEYIVPRPQPLSAIADASDYTLQKSGDSSWVMGQHPPAEVWPVAVQFFQDNGFRLDEQRPQTGEFTTTWQHSDELSAAMAKRLSAAGISADSETRVRVRIEPGVQRNTSEIYVVSAQRPSGSTADVDFTNRSVNTGLDAALVDDLLASMSRTAEKGGSVSMLASRDFDTPNRVSLSEDGSGNPVLNVGPDLDRAWSSVGRALEQGEWRVEDINRSLGLYYINLAEKAEKKDEKPGFFSSLFGSKPNKEEVEARAERYQVRLSKVGENVQVTVEKNINTVAPAEVARKVLSVIQDNLG
- the dapA gene encoding 4-hydroxy-tetrahydrodipicolinate synthase, giving the protein MIAGSMVALVTPMDAQGRLDWDSLSKLVDFHLQNGTHAIVAVGTTGESATLDVNEHIEVIRYVVKQVAGRIPVIAGTGANSTREAIELTTNAKSAGADACLLVTPYYNKPTQEGLYQHFKAIAEAVDIPQILYNVPGRTACDMLADTVIRLSTVKNIIGIKEATGDLGRAKAIIDGVSKDFLVISGDDATAVELILLGGKGNISVTANVAPRDMADLCNAALKGDAVTARALHEKLMPLNKTLFIESNPIPVKWALHEMGLMPDGIRLPLTWLSAACHEPLRQAMRQSGVLV
- a CDS encoding glycine cleavage system protein R: MSTPTVREQFLVISALGANPMELTNVLCRASHENRCAVVTSRLTRHGECSALILEISGSWDALARLEGSLPILAKKHAFTVNVVRSAALENRPQALPYVAYVSSAYRSDIINELCQFFMDHNVELENLTCDTYQAPQTGGTMLNATFTVTLPAGVQISWLRDQFLDFADALNLDALIEPWRPQNPM
- a CDS encoding peroxiredoxin translates to MAVAIDQPVTDFEAPATSGQTVSLASLKGKQVVIYFYPKDSTPGCTTQGQGFRDQLEAFKTANTEVFGVSRDSLKSHENFKAKQAFTFELISDKEEALCQLFDVIKLKKLYGKEYMGVDRSTFLIDKNGVLRQEWRGVKVPGHVDAVLAAAQALNKA
- a CDS encoding AI-2E family transporter, whose protein sequence is MFKVLRDWIQRYFSDEEAVVLAVLLFLGFAAVLTLGGMLAPVLAGMVLAYLMQGLVVTLERLRVPGGVAVGLVFALFMGVLLVFIVVVVPLLWHQLITLFNELPGMLAKWQSLLLLLPERYPHLVSDEQVLQAIEVARGEIGKFGQWALTFSLSSLPLLVNIMIYLVLVPILVFFFLKDREMIGQWVRGYLPRERALITRVAHEMNRQIANYIRGKVIEIFICGGVTYIGFVVLGLNYAALLALLVGVSVVVPYVGAVVVTVPVMLIALFQWGWSDQFIYLMAVYGIIQTLDGNVLVPLLFSEAVNLHPVAIICAVLLFGGLWGFWGVFFAIPLATLFKAVLDAWPRKEPVVAPLL
- a CDS encoding sulfurtransferase TusA family protein, which gives rise to MTDAVAHDVELDASGLNCPLPLLKAKLELNRMASGAVLKVIATDAGSQRDFRTFARLAGHTLLLEEDESGVYRYWLKKA
- a CDS encoding M48 family metalloprotease, whose product is MTFLRPTLLTLACLLASPGFADDLPSLGDASSAIVSPQQEYQLGRAWLAMLRSQVQQLSDPQLKDYVESSVYKLVETSQVSDRRLEFILINSPELNAFAAPGGIVGVNGGLFLNAQTEGEYASVLAHELAHLSQRHFARGVEASQRMQVPMMAALLAGIVIAAAGAGDAGIATIAGTQAAAIQEQRRFSRQNEQEADRIGIINLEKAGYDPRSMPNMFERLMRQYRYDAKPPEFLLTHPVTESRIADTRNRAEQAKQGGIEDSMRYQLIRARVQLIYEETPGLGAKRFRAQLDENPKNDVARYGLAIAQIKGGQLNEARENLKLLLTTAPNEIIYNLAQVDLDITNNRLPDAQTRVDRLLTQFPGNYPLNQVRVDLLLKQNRTADAEKALENLLKSRPDDPDVWYMVAETRGLSGNIIGLHQARAEYFALVGDYRQAIQQLDFAKRKAGGNFPLSSRIDARQRELMEQERMIKDMMG
- a CDS encoding DegQ family serine endoprotease — translated: MSIPRLKSYLSIFATVLVLGQAVPAQAAELPDFTQLVEQASPAVVNISTTQKLPDRKVSGQMPDLEGLPPALREFFERGMPQQRSPRGDRQREATSLGSGFIISPDGYILTNNHVIADADEILVRLADRSELKAKLIGTDPRSDVALLKIEGKDLPVLKLGKSQDLKAGQWVVAIGSPFGFDHTVTQGIVSAIGRSLPNENYVPFIQTDVPINPGNSGGPLFNLNGEVVGINSQIYTRSGGFMGVSFAIPIDVAMDVSNQLKSGGKVSRGWLGVVIQEVNKDLAESFGLDKPAGALVAQIQDDGPAAKGGLQVGDVILSMNGQPIVMSADLPHLVGALKAGSKANLEVIREGKRKNVELTVGAIPEEGKELDGAPKSGVEGSSNRLGVSVTELTDEQKKTYDLKGGVVIKDVQDGPASLIGLQPGDVITHLNNQAIGSSKEFSEIAKALPKNRSVSMRVLRQGRASFITFKLAE
- a CDS encoding MucB/RseB C-terminal domain-containing protein yields the protein MRAIPLLTLLLGGWFIVPAHADEAQDWLTRLGQAEQQQSFNGTFVYERNGSFSTHNIWHRVQDGKVRERLLQLDGSAQEVVRIDGHTQCVSGTLIAGLGDSPNSAARALDPQKLKNWYDLAVIGKSRVAGRAAVIVSLTPRDQHRYGFELHLDKETGLPLKSLLLNDKGQLLERFQFTQLDTADVPSDRDLQAGPDCKALTLDTDKATAVKTAEVWHSDWLPPGFELSSSSSRKDPETKTQVSSLMYDDGLARFSVFLEPLNGATVTDTRTQLGPTVAVSRRLTTPQGEMMVTVVGEIPIGTAERIALSMRNNAATAKQ
- a CDS encoding sigma-E factor negative regulatory protein, with the protein product MSREALQESLSAVMDNEADELELRRVLNAFDDVETRETWARYQIARAVMHKDLLLPRLDIAAAVSAALEDEAVPAKASRGPWRSLGRLAVAASVTVAVLAGVRLYNQDEIAGVELAQQSTQSTLAAPQVKGPAVLAGYSESSEATGPMANGVLQGQPGWHDQRLPSYLRQHAQQAALKGTESALPYARAASLENR